A window from Tenacibaculum singaporense encodes these proteins:
- a CDS encoding Na(+)-translocating NADH-quinone reductase subunit C, producing MSKKTDSNVYTVVFAIGMVLVVGALLAFTASSLRPTIDANKRIEKQQNILYAMGVNENDETSVEFVSKDKVADEFAKYIKKQLVIEGDNVSEDAKAYLIDVKKQQTAAKEGKTRKLPLFVGEKEGKTFYIAPIRGKGLWDAIWGYVAMDKNMVVQGVFFDHKGETPGLGANIKQRYFMDDFIGEDLMSNGSFKGIAVSKSNNDPKNEDKNDNEVDAIAGATITGDGVAAMLKSELALYVPYFKTLK from the coding sequence ATGAGTAAGAAGACAGATAGTAATGTATATACGGTAGTATTCGCAATAGGAATGGTACTAGTAGTGGGTGCGTTGTTAGCTTTTACAGCGTCATCACTTCGCCCAACAATCGACGCTAACAAGCGTATCGAGAAGCAGCAAAACATTTTGTATGCAATGGGTGTAAACGAAAACGATGAAACAAGTGTAGAGTTTGTTTCAAAAGATAAAGTAGCAGACGAGTTTGCTAAATACATTAAAAAACAATTAGTAATTGAAGGAGATAACGTTTCTGAAGACGCTAAAGCGTATTTAATTGATGTAAAAAAGCAACAAACAGCAGCTAAAGAAGGAAAAACAAGAAAATTACCATTATTTGTAGGTGAAAAGGAAGGAAAAACTTTCTATATCGCTCCAATTAGAGGTAAGGGTCTTTGGGATGCTATTTGGGGATATGTTGCAATGGATAAAAACATGGTAGTTCAAGGAGTTTTCTTCGATCACAAAGGAGAAACACCAGGTTTAGGGGCTAACATTAAGCAACGTTACTTTATGGACGATTTTATTGGAGAAGATTTAATGAGCAACGGTTCTTTTAAAGGAATTGCAGTATCTAAATCTAATAACGATCCAAAGAATGAAGATAAAAATGATAACGAGGTAGATGCAATTGCAGGAGCAACTATTACTGGTGACGGGGTAGCTGCAATGCTTAAATCAGAATTAGCATTATACGTACCTTACTTTAAAACATTAAAATAA
- a CDS encoding NADH:ubiquinone reductase (Na(+)-transporting) subunit D, with product MGLLSKKDAALITDPLADNNPITIQVLGICSALAITAELKASIVMSISVLFVLGVGNVVISLMRNIIPSKIRIIVQLIVVATLVIIVDQVLKAFAYDLSKTLSVFIGLIITNCIIMGRFEAFALGNGPWRSFLDGIGNALGYAVILIIVGFFRELFGSGTLLGFKVLGDPIEKTGLYALGYENNGFMLLSPMALIVVGIIIWVQRTRNKALVED from the coding sequence ATGGGACTTTTATCAAAAAAAGACGCAGCATTAATTACTGATCCATTAGCAGATAATAACCCAATTACAATTCAGGTATTAGGTATTTGTTCTGCACTAGCAATTACAGCAGAGTTAAAAGCTTCTATTGTAATGTCTATATCGGTATTATTTGTATTAGGAGTAGGGAATGTAGTAATCTCGTTAATGAGAAATATTATTCCATCAAAAATTAGAATTATTGTACAGTTAATCGTAGTAGCAACCTTAGTAATTATTGTAGACCAAGTGCTAAAAGCGTTTGCGTACGATTTAAGTAAAACCTTATCGGTATTTATTGGGTTAATTATTACCAACTGTATTATTATGGGACGTTTTGAGGCATTTGCTTTAGGTAACGGACCATGGAGATCATTTTTAGATGGAATAGGAAATGCTTTAGGATATGCAGTAATCTTAATTATTGTAGGATTCTTTAGAGAGTTATTCGGTTCAGGTACTTTATTAGGATTTAAAGTGTTAGGTGATCCTATCGAGAAAACAGGATTGTATGCTTTAGGATACGAAAACAACGGATTTATGTTATTATCACCAATGGCATTAATCGTTGTAGGTATTATTATTTGGGTACAACGTACAAGAAATAAAGCATTAGTAGAAGATTAA
- the nqrE gene encoding NADH:ubiquinone reductase (Na(+)-transporting) subunit E, with translation MEHIELFFKSIFIDNMVFATFLGMCSYLAVSKKVSTAVGLGAAVIFVLAVTVPVNWLLDQYLLQPGALKWLGEEYVDYDLSFLSFIMFIATIATMVQLVEIIVEKFAPALYNSLGIFLPLIAVNCAILGGSLFMQSREIPTLGLSFTYGIGSGIGWFLAILAIAAIREKIRYSSVPPALRGLGITFIITGLMAIGFMSFGGMLTGGDDAGKKEETAEVKVDKKEVEEKVVEETEKTEEKAEELANNTKEITE, from the coding sequence ATGGAACATATAGAATTATTTTTCAAATCGATATTTATAGATAACATGGTATTTGCTACCTTCTTAGGAATGTGTTCATACCTTGCTGTATCTAAAAAAGTATCAACAGCCGTAGGTTTAGGAGCTGCTGTAATCTTTGTATTAGCAGTAACAGTACCAGTAAACTGGTTGTTAGATCAATACTTATTACAACCTGGAGCTTTAAAGTGGTTAGGAGAAGAATATGTAGATTATGACTTAAGTTTCTTGTCGTTTATCATGTTTATTGCAACAATTGCAACCATGGTACAATTAGTAGAAATTATAGTTGAAAAATTTGCGCCAGCATTATATAACTCTTTAGGTATTTTCTTACCATTAATTGCAGTAAACTGTGCAATTTTAGGAGGGTCTTTATTTATGCAATCTCGTGAAATTCCAACATTAGGTTTATCATTTACGTATGGTATTGGTTCAGGAATCGGGTGGTTTTTAGCAATTTTAGCAATTGCTGCTATTCGTGAAAAAATCAGATACTCATCAGTGCCACCAGCATTAAGAGGATTAGGAATTACATTCATTATTACAGGTTTAATGGCTATCGGGTTTATGAGCTTCGGTGGAATGTTAACAGGAGGTGATGATGCAGGTAAAAAAGAAGAAACTGCTGAAGTTAAGGTTGATAAGAAAGAAGTTGAAGAAAAGGTAGTAGAGGAAACTGAAAAGACTGAAGAGAAGGCAGAAGAATTAGCTAATAACACTAAAGAAATTACAGAATAA
- the nqrF gene encoding NADH:ubiquinone reductase (Na(+)-transporting) subunit F: protein MVFLEVSTGGTVAITVLAFLAVILVLVALLLFVKQKLAPSGPVKITINGEKTIEVASGGTLLSTLGNEKIFLPSACGGGGSCVQCECHVNSGGGEALPTETPHFTRKELQHGIRLACQVKVKQDMDISIPEEIFGIKKWEATVVRNYNVATFIKEFVVEIPEEMDYKAGGYIQIEIPPCEVKYADMDISAHPQDHPGEPDKFEADWDKFNLRPLVMKNEETVERAYSMASYPAEGREIMLNVRVATPPFDRAKGGWMDVNPGVASSYIFNQKPGDKVTISGPYGEFFINDSDAEMLYVGGGAGMAPMRSHIYHLFRTLKTGRKVTYWYGGRSKAELFYIHYFRALEKDFPNFKFYLALSEPLEEDNWKVKKDINDESGDGFVGFIHQVVIDQYLSKHESPEDLELYFCGPPLMNKAVQKMGEDFGLDDENIRFDDFGG from the coding sequence ATGGTATTTTTAGAAGTAAGCACAGGAGGAACAGTTGCTATTACAGTATTAGCGTTTTTAGCGGTAATCTTAGTTTTGGTAGCTTTATTATTATTTGTTAAGCAAAAATTGGCACCATCTGGACCTGTAAAAATTACAATCAATGGTGAAAAAACAATAGAAGTAGCATCAGGAGGAACTTTATTATCTACCTTAGGTAATGAAAAAATCTTTTTACCATCAGCTTGTGGTGGTGGTGGTTCTTGTGTACAATGTGAGTGTCATGTAAATTCAGGTGGAGGAGAAGCTTTACCTACAGAAACACCACACTTTACACGTAAAGAATTACAACACGGTATCCGTTTAGCATGTCAGGTAAAAGTAAAGCAAGATATGGATATCTCTATTCCAGAAGAAATTTTCGGAATTAAGAAATGGGAAGCAACTGTTGTAAGAAATTATAACGTAGCAACCTTTATTAAGGAGTTTGTAGTTGAGATTCCAGAAGAAATGGATTATAAAGCAGGTGGGTATATTCAAATTGAAATACCACCATGTGAAGTAAAATATGCTGATATGGATATTTCTGCACATCCACAAGATCATCCAGGTGAACCAGATAAATTTGAGGCTGATTGGGATAAATTTAACCTAAGGCCATTAGTAATGAAGAATGAGGAAACTGTAGAGAGAGCATACTCTATGGCTTCTTATCCAGCAGAAGGAAGAGAAATCATGTTAAATGTTCGTGTAGCAACACCTCCTTTCGACCGTGCTAAAGGCGGATGGATGGATGTAAATCCAGGGGTGGCATCTTCGTATATTTTTAATCAAAAGCCAGGAGATAAAGTAACTATTTCTGGACCTTATGGTGAATTCTTTATCAATGATTCAGATGCAGAGATGTTATATGTAGGTGGTGGAGCTGGTATGGCACCAATGCGTTCACATATTTATCATTTATTTAGAACTTTAAAGACTGGTAGAAAAGTAACATACTGGTACGGAGGTCGTTCTAAAGCAGAATTATTCTACATTCACTACTTTAGAGCGTTAGAAAAAGACTTTCCAAACTTTAAATTCTACTTGGCATTATCTGAGCCATTAGAAGAAGATAACTGGAAGGTTAAAAAAGATATTAATGATGAAAGCGGAGATGGTTTTGTTGGGTTTATTCATCAAGTTGTAATAGACCAATATTTATCTAAGCATGAAAGTCCTGAGGATTTAGAATTATATTTCTGTGGACCACCATTAATGAACAAAGCAGTACAAAAAATGGGTGAAGATTTTGGTCTAGATGACGAAAACATTCGTTTTGACGACTTTGGAGGATAG
- a CDS encoding Na(+)-translocating NADH-quinone reductase subunit F, which produces MEIPKRLEQALIKLYNAFHNDELNPECCSACAVGNILDNRDSWKHLTNGHGSLQLSYVGRVHQNLGRKFNGYTPLELLLIERVFLEACGFTVPLCHYNPKPQNPTDKERLFNGLYAVVSQLCELEGIANVMDYARVFEYESDNPVYKFDVIYE; this is translated from the coding sequence ATGGAAATACCTAAACGATTAGAACAAGCACTTATAAAGCTTTATAATGCTTTTCACAACGATGAATTGAATCCTGAATGTTGCTCAGCATGTGCGGTTGGAAATATATTAGACAATCGAGATAGTTGGAAACATCTCACGAATGGTCATGGCTCATTGCAACTAAGCTATGTGGGTAGGGTTCATCAAAATTTAGGTAGAAAATTTAATGGTTACACTCCGCTTGAATTACTACTGATTGAAAGGGTGTTTTTAGAAGCATGCGGTTTTACTGTTCCTTTATGTCATTATAATCCAAAACCTCAAAATCCGACCGATAAAGAAAGATTATTTAATGGTTTATACGCTGTAGTTTCACAACTATGTGAACTCGAAGGAATAGCTAACGTTATGGATTATGCTAGAGTTTTTGAATATGAGAGCGACAACCCAGTTTATAAGTTCGATGTAATTTATGAATAG
- a CDS encoding DEAD/DEAH box helicase — MTTFQDLDLSNPLRNSIEELGFVNPTPIQEQAFPVIRSGKDVVGIAQTGTGKTFGYLLPILRDLKFSKQQHPRVMIIVPTRELVVQVVEEIEKLAKYITLRTVGVYGGVNLNRHKEAVMQGADIIVATPGRLYDLALSNVLKLKSIQKLVIDEVDVMLDLGFRFQLLNIFDLLPQRRQNIMFSATMTEDVEALIDDFFIAPHKIAIAVSGTPLDNIQQISYDVPNFYTKVNLLNYLLFDKSEFSKVLVFAPNKRNADRLFDCVAEEYPSQACVIHSNKTQNYRLRSIEQFNKGEKRILIATDVIARGLDLEEVTHVINFNVPHFPENYMHRIGRTGRAEREGKAILFATEKEQEAKQRIEELMDYTIPKEEIPEQVEITKQLTEEERPKEEREVNKNRTSQEYIPGPAFHEKKEKNKKTNQGGSYRRELAKKYKKPKTRGDKNYNKRNKKRK, encoded by the coding sequence ATGACGACTTTTCAAGATTTAGACTTATCAAATCCACTAAGAAATTCAATTGAAGAATTAGGTTTCGTAAATCCAACACCTATTCAAGAACAAGCATTTCCTGTAATTCGTTCAGGAAAAGATGTGGTGGGGATTGCACAAACAGGTACAGGTAAAACTTTTGGGTACTTACTGCCTATATTACGTGATTTAAAGTTTTCAAAACAACAACACCCAAGGGTGATGATAATAGTACCTACACGAGAATTAGTGGTTCAGGTGGTAGAAGAGATAGAAAAGCTAGCTAAATACATCACTTTACGAACTGTAGGTGTATATGGTGGAGTTAATTTAAATCGCCATAAAGAAGCAGTAATGCAAGGAGCTGACATTATTGTTGCCACACCAGGACGTTTGTACGATTTAGCGTTAAGTAACGTATTAAAATTAAAGTCCATTCAAAAATTAGTCATTGATGAAGTAGATGTAATGCTTGATTTGGGTTTTCGTTTTCAGTTGTTAAACATCTTTGATTTATTACCTCAAAGACGTCAAAACATCATGTTTTCAGCAACGATGACGGAGGATGTTGAAGCATTAATTGATGATTTTTTTATTGCTCCACATAAAATAGCAATTGCAGTAAGTGGAACACCGTTAGATAACATTCAGCAAATAAGCTATGATGTTCCTAATTTTTATACAAAAGTCAACTTATTAAACTATTTATTATTTGATAAATCAGAGTTTAGTAAAGTGTTGGTGTTTGCACCTAATAAAAGAAATGCAGACAGACTATTTGATTGTGTAGCCGAAGAATATCCATCACAAGCCTGTGTAATTCATTCAAATAAAACACAAAACTACCGTTTGCGCTCTATAGAACAATTCAACAAAGGAGAAAAACGAATCTTAATAGCTACCGATGTAATTGCACGTGGATTAGATTTAGAGGAAGTTACGCATGTAATAAACTTTAATGTACCACATTTTCCTGAAAACTACATGCACAGAATAGGACGTACTGGTCGTGCAGAAAGAGAGGGAAAAGCAATTTTATTCGCTACGGAAAAAGAGCAGGAAGCAAAACAAAGAATTGAGGAATTGATGGATTACACAATTCCAAAGGAAGAAATTCCAGAACAAGTTGAAATAACCAAGCAATTAACGGAAGAAGAGCGTCCGAAAGAAGAAAGAGAAGTAAATAAAAACAGAACTTCTCAAGAATACATTCCAGGTCCCGCTTTTCACGAGAAAAAGGAAAAGAATAAAAAAACAAACCAAGGAGGTTCTTATAGAAGAGAGCTTGCCAAGAAGTACAAAAAGCCAAAAACAAGAGGAGATAAAAATTATAACAAACGCAATAAGAAACGTAAATAA
- a CDS encoding Na(+)-translocating NADH-quinone reductase subunit F — protein sequence MQELTKQELHNLGMNIVGKKLQEMGYEFVAVNSELKKHPQFVLFKKGESTIFVLVKTTNNIQSPQEYDVLWMETFKKHAEKQNAKVWYAGIGIANAESVDLPVFKDKPYYVAFDDFVKIL from the coding sequence ATGCAAGAACTTACTAAGCAAGAACTTCACAATTTAGGAATGAATATTGTGGGTAAAAAACTGCAAGAAATGGGGTATGAATTTGTTGCAGTAAATAGCGAGTTGAAAAAGCATCCACAATTTGTGTTGTTTAAAAAAGGAGAGTCTACCATTTTTGTATTAGTAAAAACTACGAACAACATACAGTCTCCACAAGAATATGATGTATTGTGGATGGAAACTTTTAAAAAACACGCAGAAAAACAAAATGCAAAGGTTTGGTATGCTGGCATAGGTATAGCAAATGCAGAAAGTGTAGATTTACCTGTGTTTAAAGACAAGCCCTATTATGTTGCTTTTGATGATTTTGTAAAAATCTTATAA
- a CDS encoding uracil-DNA glycosylase family protein has protein sequence MENLLNEIKNCKICEKHIEPNPVVLASKKSKIIIVGQAPGAKVHQSGIPWDDASGKQLRKWLDVTDEEFYDTNNFGIIPMGFCYPGKGKTGDLPPRKECAPQWHQPLLKEISEVKLIILIGMYAQNYYLKKKAKRTLTETVNAFEEYLPQYFVLPHPSPRNRFWLTKNPWFEKEVLPMLKNTVKKLI, from the coding sequence GTGGAGAATCTGTTAAATGAAATAAAAAACTGTAAGATTTGTGAGAAACATATAGAGCCTAATCCTGTAGTTCTTGCTAGTAAAAAATCCAAAATCATTATTGTAGGTCAAGCCCCTGGAGCCAAAGTACATCAATCTGGGATTCCTTGGGATGATGCTAGTGGAAAACAGCTTAGGAAATGGTTGGATGTTACTGATGAGGAGTTTTATGATACCAATAACTTTGGAATAATACCTATGGGTTTTTGTTATCCAGGAAAAGGAAAAACAGGAGATTTACCACCAAGAAAAGAATGCGCTCCACAGTGGCATCAACCTTTATTAAAAGAAATATCAGAAGTTAAGCTGATTATTTTAATAGGAATGTATGCTCAAAACTATTATTTGAAAAAGAAAGCAAAACGAACACTCACCGAAACAGTAAATGCTTTTGAAGAGTACTTGCCTCAGTATTTTGTATTACCCCATCCATCACCAAGAAATCGATTTTGGTTGACCAAAAACCCATGGTTTGAAAAAGAAGTTTTACCTATGTTAAAAAACACGGTGAAAAAGCTGATATAG
- the hflX gene encoding GTPase HflX, producing MIETREAISEKAVLIGIITQHQDEKKSEEYLDELEFLTLTAGGFAVKRFVQKLDKPHPKTFIGTGKLEDVKAYIDSNDIGTAIFDDELSPAQLRNVERFLDCKILDRTNLILDIFASRAQTSSAKAQVELAQYQYLLPRLTRMWTHLDKQKGGIGMRGPGETEIETDRRIIRDKISLLKKKLVTIDKQMSIQRKNRGKMVRVALVGYTNVGKSTLMNVVSKSEVFAENKLFATLDTTVRKVVIKNIPFLMTDTVGFIRKLPTQLVESFKSTLDEVREADLLLHVVDISHPNFEDHIASVNKILDEIDSKDKPTVMVFNKIDAYTHETIDEDDLITEKTKEHYTLEDWKRTWMNDLETESIFISALNKDNLENFKDKVYEEVKKIHIQRFPYNDFLYQEY from the coding sequence ATGATAGAAACAAGAGAAGCCATATCAGAAAAAGCGGTTTTAATAGGTATTATAACCCAGCATCAAGACGAAAAGAAATCAGAAGAATATCTTGATGAGCTAGAGTTTTTAACACTTACAGCTGGAGGATTTGCTGTTAAGAGATTTGTTCAAAAATTAGATAAACCCCATCCAAAAACTTTTATTGGAACAGGTAAATTAGAAGATGTAAAAGCTTATATAGATTCCAATGATATTGGAACAGCTATTTTTGATGATGAGTTATCGCCTGCGCAACTTAGAAATGTTGAACGTTTTTTAGATTGTAAAATTTTAGATAGAACCAACTTAATACTTGATATTTTTGCAAGTAGAGCACAAACAAGCTCAGCAAAAGCTCAAGTAGAATTAGCACAATACCAATATTTATTACCTCGATTAACCAGAATGTGGACACACCTTGATAAACAAAAAGGGGGTATTGGTATGCGTGGTCCTGGAGAAACAGAAATAGAAACTGACCGTCGTATTATTCGAGATAAAATTTCGTTGCTAAAAAAGAAATTAGTAACTATTGACAAGCAAATGTCCATACAACGAAAAAATCGTGGGAAAATGGTACGTGTTGCTTTGGTAGGATATACCAATGTTGGTAAATCTACCTTGATGAATGTTGTTAGTAAAAGTGAGGTTTTTGCAGAGAATAAACTGTTTGCAACATTAGACACTACAGTTAGAAAGGTAGTAATAAAAAATATTCCTTTTTTAATGACAGACACCGTTGGGTTCATTAGAAAATTACCAACACAATTAGTAGAGTCGTTCAAGTCTACTTTAGATGAAGTTCGTGAAGCAGATTTATTATTACATGTCGTAGATATTTCACATCCAAACTTTGAAGATCATATAGCTTCTGTAAATAAAATTTTAGATGAAATAGATAGTAAAGATAAGCCAACAGTTATGGTATTTAATAAAATAGACGCTTATACTCACGAAACTATTGATGAAGATGATTTAATAACAGAAAAAACAAAAGAACATTACACGTTAGAAGATTGGAAAAGAACATGGATGAATGATTTGGAAACAGAAAGTATTTTTATTTCAGCATTGAATAAAGATAACTTAGAAAACTTTAAAGATAAAGTGTATGAAGAAGTAAAAAAAATACACATTCAGCGCTTTCCATATAATGATTTTTTATATCAAGAATATTAG
- a CDS encoding energy transducer TonB yields the protein MMKNIISLLLLCCGLQLAIAQEKCTSENFHSVDVNVVDKCLVEKKKEETPVVVTTISSRRYLRKRIYFEKVISLANSIEANKIKFIKTTNDLATCRLYNIFPITRKITKKAISFDVVDEIPTFLSCSDPLKDKVDCFNYQMQNHIINTLVYPEEALDKGIEGEVLVSFVIDETGKVTGIKTEGVNVHEILKNEAKRIILLLPNFTPGKQQGKNTSVAYSFPMNFSLNNSEY from the coding sequence ATGATGAAAAATATAATATCCCTCTTGTTACTGTGTTGTGGCTTACAATTGGCTATAGCACAAGAGAAGTGTACATCTGAAAATTTTCATTCAGTAGATGTAAACGTAGTTGACAAGTGTTTAGTAGAAAAAAAGAAAGAGGAGACACCTGTTGTTGTAACTACAATTTCTAGTAGAAGATATTTAAGAAAGCGTATTTACTTTGAAAAAGTTATTAGTTTGGCCAATAGCATAGAAGCCAACAAAATCAAGTTTATAAAAACAACAAATGATTTAGCAACATGTCGCTTATATAATATATTTCCAATCACAAGAAAAATAACTAAGAAAGCTATTTCTTTTGATGTAGTAGATGAAATCCCTACGTTTTTATCATGCAGCGATCCTTTAAAGGATAAGGTAGATTGTTTTAATTATCAAATGCAAAACCATATAATCAATACACTGGTTTATCCCGAAGAAGCTTTGGATAAAGGTATAGAGGGAGAGGTGTTAGTTAGTTTTGTAATTGATGAAACAGGTAAAGTAACGGGTATTAAAACAGAAGGGGTAAATGTACATGAGATTTTGAAAAATGAGGCAAAAAGAATTATACTATTACTCCCTAACTTCACACCAGGAAAACAACAAGGAAAAAATACAAGTGTAGCATACAGCTTTCCTATGAACTTTAGCTTAAATAACTCTGAATATTAG
- a CDS encoding energy transducer TonB produces the protein MRKIILVITLVCFYATNVVSQREVCETPEESLVDLNSITKCTIAPKDKKNKGTRQISVKVSANRRYLKKREISKKKAVSSATELSGAGTAAIESTTPQTELNQSLTFKNNLENITSKLSAEEVRKAEKFTTVDRIPLFSACEKAKKNERLDCFNVEMVKHIQKHFRYPNQAVKESIQGEVWVRFIIDKNGQVKNIKTLGPKNGELLNNEAIRVVSQLPQFIPAKKSGDETSVKYGFPIMFALDE, from the coding sequence ATGAGAAAAATTATTTTAGTTATAACATTAGTTTGTTTTTATGCTACTAATGTTGTGTCGCAACGTGAAGTATGTGAAACCCCTGAAGAGTCTTTAGTAGACTTAAATAGTATAACAAAATGTACTATTGCTCCAAAAGACAAGAAAAATAAAGGTACACGACAAATCTCTGTAAAAGTATCGGCTAATAGAAGATATTTAAAAAAGAGAGAAATTTCAAAAAAGAAAGCTGTTTCAAGTGCAACTGAGTTATCAGGTGCAGGAACAGCGGCAATAGAAAGTACCACTCCACAAACAGAGTTAAATCAGTCTTTAACTTTTAAAAATAATCTTGAAAATATAACAAGTAAACTATCAGCAGAAGAGGTTCGTAAGGCTGAAAAATTTACTACTGTTGATAGAATACCTTTGTTTTCTGCATGTGAAAAAGCTAAGAAAAATGAAAGGTTAGACTGTTTTAATGTTGAAATGGTAAAGCATATTCAAAAACACTTCAGATATCCTAATCAAGCAGTAAAAGAATCTATTCAAGGAGAAGTATGGGTGCGTTTTATTATTGATAAAAATGGTCAGGTAAAAAATATTAAAACTTTAGGGCCAAAAAATGGAGAGTTATTAAATAACGAAGCTATTCGTGTGGTATCTCAATTACCACAGTTCATTCCTGCTAAAAAGTCAGGAGATGAAACCTCTGTAAAATACGGATTCCCTATTATGTTTGCTCTTGACGAGTAA